A genomic region of Alicyclobacillus sp. SO9 contains the following coding sequences:
- a CDS encoding L-fucose isomerase, which translates to MGNTNAMMDETYPKIGIRPVVDGRRGGIRESLEEVTMNLARSAAELFRNHLRYPNGQPVQVVIADTCIGGITEAVAANRQFAALNVGATLTVTPSWCYPTETMDQDPILPKAVWGFNGTERPGAVYLAAVQAAHNQKGLPVFSIYGHNVQDMGDTSIESDVEDKLLRFGRSALAVALMRNKSYLSIGTVAMGIAGCIPQEDFFQSYLGMRNEYVDMTELLRRIDGEIYDKAEFQTALEWVHEYCKEGVDVNPPEVQRSRLQKDEDWETVVKMTLIIRDLMIGNPVLDDMGYGEEALGHSAIAAGFQGQRAWTDQYPNGDFAEAILTSSFDWNGTRLPYMLATENDSLNAATMLFGSLLTNRAQIFADVRTYWSPEAIERVVGKKPTGMAEGGVIHLTNSGSAALDGSGQQTVDGTPVMKPWWEVSETDVKACLEATSWCPAVDFFRGGGFSSRYVSRGGMPVTMARINVVKDLGPVLQLVEGYTVELPEDMHRVLDERTNPTWPATWFVPRLTGEGAFRDVYSVMNNWGSNHCAVSYGHVGADLLTLASMLRIPVNMHNIPDADVFRPSVWSQFGTNDPESADYRACRTYGPIYV; encoded by the coding sequence ATGGGGAACACAAACGCAATGATGGATGAAACGTATCCAAAGATAGGTATCAGACCCGTAGTGGATGGCCGACGCGGAGGAATTCGAGAGTCACTGGAAGAGGTCACCATGAATTTAGCGAGATCGGCTGCAGAACTTTTTAGAAATCACCTACGCTATCCAAACGGTCAGCCGGTTCAGGTGGTGATAGCCGATACCTGCATTGGGGGCATTACGGAAGCGGTTGCCGCGAACCGACAATTTGCGGCTCTAAATGTCGGTGCGACGTTAACTGTTACACCTTCTTGGTGTTATCCGACGGAGACGATGGATCAAGACCCGATTCTGCCGAAAGCCGTGTGGGGGTTCAACGGCACAGAACGACCAGGAGCAGTCTATCTTGCTGCGGTTCAGGCTGCCCATAACCAAAAGGGGTTACCGGTCTTCTCAATATATGGGCACAATGTACAGGACATGGGTGACACATCAATTGAGTCAGATGTAGAAGACAAATTACTTCGCTTTGGGCGGTCTGCTTTGGCGGTTGCTTTGATGCGCAACAAATCTTATCTTTCCATCGGAACGGTTGCCATGGGCATCGCCGGCTGCATTCCTCAAGAGGACTTCTTTCAGTCTTACTTAGGTATGCGTAACGAATATGTAGACATGACAGAACTCCTTCGCCGGATAGATGGAGAAATATATGACAAGGCGGAGTTTCAAACTGCCCTGGAGTGGGTGCATGAATACTGCAAAGAAGGAGTCGATGTCAATCCCCCCGAAGTGCAGCGTTCAAGACTACAAAAGGACGAGGACTGGGAAACCGTTGTCAAGATGACACTTATTATCCGTGATCTCATGATTGGCAACCCCGTGCTTGACGACATGGGTTACGGAGAAGAAGCTCTTGGACACAGTGCGATTGCCGCTGGGTTTCAAGGACAGCGGGCTTGGACGGACCAGTATCCAAACGGAGATTTTGCAGAAGCCATTCTGACAAGTTCATTTGATTGGAATGGAACGCGATTGCCTTATATGCTGGCGACAGAGAACGACTCGCTGAATGCTGCAACGATGCTGTTTGGATCTTTATTAACAAATCGTGCCCAAATTTTTGCGGATGTACGTACCTATTGGAGCCCGGAGGCAATCGAAAGAGTAGTTGGCAAGAAACCCACTGGGATGGCAGAAGGAGGCGTAATCCACTTAACCAATTCCGGTTCAGCTGCGCTTGATGGAAGTGGGCAACAGACAGTAGACGGTACTCCTGTCATGAAACCTTGGTGGGAGGTCTCCGAGACCGATGTGAAAGCGTGTTTGGAAGCTACTTCGTGGTGTCCAGCGGTTGATTTCTTTCGAGGAGGAGGCTTCTCTTCTCGATATGTGAGCCGAGGCGGAATGCCCGTTACGATGGCTCGAATTAACGTGGTTAAAGATTTAGGGCCAGTCTTACAACTGGTTGAAGGTTACACCGTTGAGTTGCCAGAGGATATGCACAGAGTGTTGGATGAAAGAACAAACCCGACTTGGCCCGCAACGTGGTTTGTTCCCAGACTGACGGGAGAAGGAGCCTTTCGTGATGTCTACTCTGTGATGAACAATTGGGGCTCCAATCATTGCGCCGTCAGTTATGGACACGTTGGTGCAGACTTACTGACACTGGCTTCGATGCTGAGAATACCCGTGAACATGCACAACATACCCGATGCAGACGTATTTCGCCCTTCAGTCTGGAGTCAATTTGGTACAAATGACCCAGAATCAGCCGACTACCGGGCATGTAGGACATATGGCCCAATTTATGTCTGA